The Syntrophorhabdaceae bacterium genome includes the window TCTTGGGGAAAATGCAAAACATTCAATAATTGTAAGAATTAACAAAAACAAAACTGGGAAGGGGAGGTTGTAAAGATGTCAGATCAAAAGGTAATGAATCGTTGGCTTGTGGTCATAGGCGCCATCCTGATGCAATTATGCCTCGGGGCGATATATGCGTGGTCTGTGTTTACCCCAAAACTGGTCGACCAGGCGGGTAAGTACGGGTTCAGCGCAACTCAGGCCGCATGGATCTTTTCAGTCGGCATACTTATCTTTGCCTTTACCATTATTGTGTCAGGAAGAATGATGGTAAAGGTCGGGCCAAGGAAACTGTCAATTGCAAGCGCAATTGTTCTTGGCGGCGGGTATGTCCTCGGTGGTTTGTTCGGGAGCACTTTCTTGAGTCAGCTCGTCTTCATAGGGTTGATTGGCGGTGTCGGCATTGGTCTTGGTTATGTCGTTCCCATCGCCGTTGGCGTCAAGTGGTTTCCCGACAAGAAGGGTTTGGTAACGGGTCTTGCGGTGGCTGGCTTCGGTTTTGGTGCGACATTGTGGGTCAAATCGGCGGGTAGCTGGTTCCGCCTCCTTGACAGGCTTGATTTCTTCGGTCTCGGTGGGGTTCAGAGCGTCTTCCTCCTTTACGGCGTCATCTTTTTCGTCCTTGTTTTCCTGGGGAGCTTTGTCATGATCGATCCTCCCGCCGGTTACGCTCCTGCGGGATGGAAGCCGCCGGAGCCCACAGCGGGTGGCTCGGCCTCGGGAATGGTCGATTTCATGCCCGGTGAAATGATGA containing:
- a CDS encoding OFA family MFS transporter produces the protein MSDQKVMNRWLVVIGAILMQLCLGAIYAWSVFTPKLVDQAGKYGFSATQAAWIFSVGILIFAFTIIVSGRMMVKVGPRKLSIASAIVLGGGYVLGGLFGSTFLSQLVFIGLIGGVGIGLGYVVPIAVGVKWFPDKKGLVTGLAVAGFGFGATLWVKSAGSWFRLLDRLDFFGLGGVQSVFLLYGVIFFVLVFLGSFVMIDPPAGYAPAGWKPPEPTAGGSASGMVDFMPGEMMKKPQFYMTWFTFLFSSMAGLMVISCIALLGMDALSANGVAKDVARGVAGTAMAWYAILNGLGRIVWGTVSDKIGRKTSIFLMCLFQGIIMFLFYKMSGTATTLIIGACIIGFNFGGNFALFPAITADYFGNKNVGLNYGYVFVSYGIAGVLGPQIAGFFKDAAKGSTDPSVWITPLMIAGVACFAGAFVTLLQKTPKKA